One Nicotiana tomentosiformis chromosome 1, ASM39032v3, whole genome shotgun sequence genomic window, GGAACTAATTGCAGGGGGATATAGGGAGGTGACAGGGAGTATAAGGTGATGACTTGGGGTTATTTGGTGGTGCTCCTTCGCCGTGAGGCGATTTTCGGCGGCGGAAATGGGCGTTTGATGGCGAGGAGAAGGTAGTGTATTAGAGACGGGTTTTTGGGGGGAGCGGGTAGCACCGGGTTTCAGACAATTTTAAAGGATGGGGCGGTGAGTTCCTGGTCGTTGGATAAGGGAAAACAAAGGGCCAAGATTAATTTGACTAGGATTGACTAGAAGTGACATCGTTTGGTGAACAAATGACGCCATTTGGTCATGCACCGGACATGACATCGATGGGTGGGGTACGGTTGGGGCTTGGATAGGCCGTGAAGTATAAAATTTTTTACATTCCTATACACTATATGAAACTATATTACCCTCCCCACTCAAGttttaatataattatatattatatattcaatTATCATTTATGTATAATTTAAGGCAATTAATGATAGTAATTAGTGTCCTAAAATAACTCTAACGTATCTTCCACTCCCCCCACGTTTCTCTCTCCACATGCCACCCCCCGTATCTTACACTCAAACACGATTCTCTCTCCACAAATTTCAGAATCCCTCTATTAACATCTATTTTCTCTCTTCTTCAAAAAATATTCTAAATTTTTACTCTCTTCTTCAAAAAATCACCTCCGTTAACATATATGCTTTGCTTGATTTTTAATGAAGAAGAAAATAGCTTCAAAAATCAGCCCTAAAAAAGATAAAGGAGCCGATATTCCTACATTTGATTTTGATGTTTTCTCATAGAATTCACCCAAAAAGGTTTCAAAATCAGCTCATGCAAAGAAGAGAACAAGCCCAGGCTTTCCCCTCGTGAAGCTAGGGTAGAAGCTCGTACAAAATAAAAGCACGATATTGATGCAGGTGAATCGTCGATACCTGTCAAATCTGCAAAAAGGAAAGGGAAAGAGATTGATTTCGATGATGATTTCGTCGAAGAAGCTGTCATTAAAGTTGCAAAAAAAATTAGAGTGTCTCCTAATATAAAACCTTCAAAAAAGAAGAAAGTTCAAAAATCTTCTAAAACTGTTCCCCAACAGTCTTTGGTGAAGGTAAAAATTTAGTAGTTTCaacaatatattttttttaaagctaAAAAACTTTATTCTCATTCTTATGAATCAatataatttttgtttttgtagttgtaaaaaatttatttacattGTGTAGATTTATTATAGATTTATAGTTTCTGATTGTATATACATTATTATATAAACGTTTTTCCGGATTTTGACTCTATTTTAAAGATTGTAgataaattataatataattGTAGTTATTTTGTTTTCTGTTTTTGACTCTGTTTATCTGATTGTAGATAAATTGTATTATAAATGTAGTTATTTTGTTTTCTAGTTTTGAGCCTTGTTTTAATAACTTTTTTTTCATTTTGCTGCAGAATGGACTATTTTTTGCACCTCATAATGTTGATTATGGGATCATTGGGTTTCAGACATTATCCGACCCCATTATTCCTGGgtaaatcaaggatttactatcTGAAAATGGTTTAAAGTTGTTTGCTTTCCTTGCCTAGAATATGTATTCAAAAGTAAGCAATTCATCTTCTCATGAAGTATGAATTGAATGCATCTGGTTCCGACTTTTTTTCAGCAGAGATAAAGGGTCAGAGGCTGAATTTTGGTTTGAGAGAGTTTGCCCCGATTAGTGGTCTGATATATTTTATGGAAGTGACAGACTTTAGTTACACACCTACGTATGACAGTAAAATAATGAGAACTATTTTCCAAACAAGAAAAAAGTTGAGAAGTCATACTTAAAACAAATTGTAACCAGCCGTAGTTAGGTGAACGACAAGGATGCAGTCAAGTTGTATATTCTATATCTCATAGAATTCTTTCCCTCTCCTTCAGACAAAGACAATGCAGGGTTGATAGACCATTTTAGGTTCTATTTGATGGACTCAGGACAGTATGCGAACTACGCATGGGGTAGTGAATCTTATACACAATTGCTTCAGTCTGTTAGGCATAAGCTCAACCCTTATGTTCATTTTTATGTCATTCGAGGCTTTGCACTAGCTATGCAAATATGGTTGTATGAGTGTTGCTCTACCGTCAACACTGATATAGCTACAATGGTTGTTAATTCTATCCCTCACATACTTAGTTGGTAAGCTAGTAAGGACAAGATATGGTTATCTGTAATTGAAGATAGAATGATCAAACCATCATGGATCAAGGTAAATGGTTTTCACTTATGCGCAGACAATCTAATATAATTATCTACAACTTTTATACATATTATGTCTAAGTCActctcatttctttttttttcactcaGTTCACCAACATAATTGAAGCACCAGAAGAGCTTTTAAGAATTAATTTATCAGATAAAGTTGAATATATCCTTGAAGAAGTTGAAACTAAGTTCGAGCATCCGATAGATGCTGCATCTCCATCCGGATACAAGCAGGCAATTGGATAGATGACAAGAAAGATATTctgaaacaaataaaaaaattaagaaaagatgttgacaaggtaacatatatacataatccTGGAtggtttctttaatttatgttatgcaAATTATTTCGTTAACTCTCTATATTTTAATATGTAGGTTGGTTCAGATCTTGGATCTTTTAAGAAAGATATTTTTGAAGAACTAGGTAGCATTCAGCTGCTACTCAATGACTCAATCAAGGCTGTTTTGCATGCGATAAACAGTCAAAAGGATAACATTGATGCCAAGGTTTCATTTGAACACAATAGTTTTTATCACGTCTAAGTTTATATTATCATTCATAAAGTATATAGCCTAACAAATTAAATGCCTGCAGTTTGCTGGGAGTTCTACAAAAATGACGAGCACTCAAAAGAAAAGAACAATTAACACTTTCTGGGCAATAGTGATAAACCAGTGCATGCCAGCAGCAGTAAAACATGCATCTCCAGTATATCTATAATATATCTACACATATCTACAATATATCTACATTATGCCTAAaatatatctacatatatatatatatatatatctacatTATGTCTACAATATATCTACCTATTGCCTAATTTTGTATCAACTACTATGCATTATATTTCCAATTATTTTCTTAGATACAAGGCATGTAAATGACATAGAAATTGAGGAGAATGTTCCTGTACATGTTGATTTATCTTCCCAATTTGAAGGGGCATTTGATGAAGAGAATGCAGGTATGATTTAGTACATGTGATCATCACATTTCATAATACATTTTGCATATCAGATGCAAGATAACATTTTAACAAATTTACTACAATTTATATGCAGTGATGTTAGCGTTTAGTACAAACTATCTACAATTTGATTAACTTAAACATATTTACTATAACAGTGAAGGAAGCTATGCCTGCAGAATCTCCTAAACAGGAAGCTACAATAAGCATTCCAGGAGAACAGAAGAATGAGGAGAAGGAGACAAATATGCAATCTCTCATTCAAGAAGAGAATCTTATACAAGAAGGAGATAATTGCTGTGAAGAAGGAGGTGAACCAATCGACTACGTTAATGTAGGTGATTCGGACAACGACTCCAGATTTGAGAAAAGAGAAGTtacacttgatgattttgagctGCCAGAGAACTTCTCCCAGATTGTTAAGTTCGGCGAGATTAACGAAGAAGAAATAACCCCTGTGCATCAAGGAAGAACAAGGCAACCTGGAAAGCATGCCCGATCCCCCTTTCTCCCTTTTTACAGTTCTGGTGGGAGCACTTCTGTTGGACCTCCGATTTTCCTCATCAAGCATCCATTTACTGGGGTTATTGGCGAAGATGTTGATCTCAACTTGTTGGAGAAATTCAACAAGTGGTTGTACCTTGGTACCGATACAGTTTCAAAGAGGTTAGTTTATACAATTTATTCATATTTTCGAGTGCATTCATCTTTTGGATTTCCACTTGAATCTACATATTTATTGTAATTGCTATGTATTTAAATAGGAGGAAGGGGCCTTATACTGTAAAAGATAACCAACTTAAGACGTGGTATGATCTTGGAGTGGAGAAAGTTGAtaaaaatgagtgattttataCTTTGGCACATTCCGGGCAAGTCCTCAACGACTCGGTAAACACATACCCTGTCAGAATTTAATGACTAGTTGTATTATTCTGTCATTTCCAAATTTTGTAGTTGTTTTGTAGATATATTGTAGTTAAATTGTAGGAAGCATTGAGAACTAATAAAATCTGTTTTTATGCAgcacattgatgttattttatactatttgagaaagaaaagaaagtatgGTCCTCAAAATAAAATACGGTTTACAACCACTGATTTTATGTTTAAGACTAGAATTGAATAAATTTATCAGAGGTACATCAATGCTCCTGCCGAAAAGAAGCTTGTTGTTGTCAAACCCCAGGACGTCGTATCAGAATACATATTGGGGTATAGGTTACTCGCAAGTGTTGCATGGGATCAAGTTGATTTTGTGATTATGCCCATAAACATTGTGGAGAAATTTTATTGGTTGTTGGTTGTGTTTGACATTACCGATAGGGTTCTAGATGTCTATGATTCAGTGATCTCTTCACGAAATCACAACCTTGTTGAATTTGTTGTCAACAAGTTTGCTGTTATGATTCCCCTCTACTTGTCATGCACCGGCTTCTATGGCAAGCGTCCACACATCAACTACAAGAACACAAAGGCATACATTGAAAAAGGTATTACTGACCCTCTTGACATTCAGTGGTTGGTCGGTGAGATACCTCAGCAAAAATAAAAGGGATCACTGTATGAAAAAGTTATTTTTCCTTCTATCTATTTAACAGATTTTATTTTACAATGAATGCTAAATCTTTTTCCCTATTATTTTTTACAGTGACTGTGGTGTATACGTGGCTGCATTTGCAGAATATGCCAGCATTGGAGAGTTAGCAGTTTCAAAGGAAGACCTTTCTGATATTGATCAACATCGTAGACGCTATGGAGCGCTACTTTGGGATTATGCTGGGAAGAAGCAAGATACTGGTGCAATTAGTGAGAGCAAGATGACTGGAAGATTAGGAAGAAAAAAAGGTGCACCAGCTGTGAACGAGTGAGCACAAGTCCGAAAGAAGAAGAATTAGTTGCCATTTTCTGTAGAAAAATTGTAGTTAGATTGTTTAGTTGTAGCTgttttgtagtaaagttgtagacaAATTGTTATCTAAGAACAAGTCAGTTGAAGTTTATTTGTAGCAGATTTGTGCTACAATTTTTTTACCCTATGTTTTGTTATTTTATCCAGGATACTACTACTTAGAATAAGAAACATCTGTTATTTGTTTTTGGTTGAAAGTTGTTAGTACTTGATATCGTTATTTTTAGCATATAATTTCTTATTTAACTACAATAATGtattatacataaaaaaaatacataattCAATCAAGTTATGAAAGGCTGAAattaatacactcagtaattaaataaaataaatacaaaccaaCTGCATTAAGAGCTGAAAATATTTCATTATAGGAGACAGTCTTTATTCAATTTATCAACACAATTATACCTCAACTATAATTCTCCAGAACACCTCAACACAATTTATCAAAAAATCTTGTgactttattaaattttatttCCTCTTGGGAGCATTCTTATAAGATCTTTTGTTATGCCCTTCTAGTCCGCAGTTGCCACATGAAACCTTGTACTTCTTTGCATTTACTTCATCATATGGTTTGTATCTTTATTTTTAGGTCTTCCTGGCTGTATTTTCTCGGTAGGTGGCATTACAACTTCTTCAGCTATATGTTGTGGCACATTCCATTTGCTTTCATCAGGCAGCGAGTCTACTGGTATTTCATAAGTATGCAAGAGGCTCTCCCTCGTGTAATAAGGAGAACAATAGTTTTTATAAGATTCATTCTTGTGCCCTAAAGCCGCCAAAGCATGTGCACAAGGAAGTTCATCAAGCTGAAATTGTCCATAACTACATCTCTCATTTTCAAGACAAACAATATAGCGCTTCACACCATCTATCACTATATGGATGTGATCTCTTGAAGCCCTGACCTATAATTTCATTACAAACACACAACAACTTGTCagaaacatatacaaaataactACAATTGTTCAACATTTTATCTACAATGACTGTATGTATTTGGTTTGATGGAATAATTGATCTGATGTTATTGGATTTAGCTTACTCTCAGCTTCTGCGATAATGTCATGTTGTCCTCCTactctttgttgtattttttccCAAGGTATGTGAATATACCCTTTGCTTTCAATAATTTTTCATTAATCCAACGTTCAAGCAGAGTCCTCATGTACTCTAATAGTTCTACTATCGACAACTCTCTTGCATCTCTTGTTACCGCATTTATTGACTCTGTAATGTTTGATGTCATCGTCCAAGTTCTGTTCACCGTAGCATGTACTCGAGACCATCTATGATAGCCAATATCGTATAGGTATGCTTTAACACGCGTGTCGATCTCTTCAATCTTTGACATTCTTTCATTAAATTCATCAAGCGTGTATGATCGTGCCGTGGCAAAGTACAATTCGCTTAACTTTAGATGACCCTTCTTGAACTTTGACCTTATATTTGTCCAAATATGCCACATGCAAGCATAATGTGGCATGCCGGTATAAACAATAGATGTTGCCTTCAAGATACTTTCATTCCGATCCGAAACAACACACATATTTGGTTTTTCACCATATGCATGTTTGAATTGCTCAAAAACCCACTTCCATGATGCGTAATTTTCTGAATCAACAACAGTGTATGCCAGTGGTAATATGCTACCTATCATATGTGgtaaaaagaaattcaatttccaTAATAAAACTGTAGAAGAAAAAATAATACATACAAAAAATAAATTTACAACAATATTTCTACAATAAATCTACAATACCTATTGCATCCATTATGCTAGCTGTTAGTATTATTTCCCTGTATGCCGACTTCAAGAAGGTCCCATCAACTACTACAACTGGCCTACAATATTCCCAACCCTTGATTGACGGACTAAGCGCAACAAATGTGTACAAGAAACAGTCATCGTCAGTCTTCTACAATTTAACTACCGACCCCGGATAAGTCTTCTCCATAATATATAAATAACTAGGCAATCGACTGTAGGAGTCAGCAGGATGACCTTTCAAAAATTCCAAAGCCTTTTCCTTTGCTCTCCAAGCTTGCATGTATGTTAAGTTCACGCCGTGTTCAGACAACATATCAGTTTGTATGTCTTTTGGTGTGTAAATTGTCTTAGGATCCGCATATTTTGGTATAACCATGCTACCAACTACCATGGCAGTATGTTTGCATTGTATGTATGTATTGTCCATCAAAGAGCATGTGTGCAAGCTGTTGAATTTTCGAACCTTGAACAATGCTGAATCATTTATGCTGGTGGACTTGAAGTGCCATGTACAATTGTCCCCAAcacaataaaaataatttaaagaataTTATGAAAAATGTAGCTATAAAATAATAGGCTGTTTAAGCATAAAACTCttatatttaacaatttatatacaGAAAAACTACAAATTATCTACAATTTGTATACAATGATATTTCAAACTAtacaaaaaaatacaaataaactACAAATTAAACAAAGATATGATTTTTGACGAATGAACTGTTCCTACCTTCTAGCACTAGACCTTTTCACCCTAAATTGAAACTTGTTTATGACAGAATAATGCTTCATTGCACTGACAATGCTTCATTGCAGGATGACCTTTCGAAAATTCCAGAGCCTTTTCCTTTGCTCTCCAAGCTTGCATGTATGTTAAGTCACGCCGTGTTCAGACAACATATCAGTTTGTATGTCTTTTGGTGTGTAAATTGTCTTAGGATCCACATATTTTGGTGTAACCATGATACCAACTACCATGGCAGTAGGTTTGCGTTGTATATATGTATTGTCCATCAAAGAGCATGTGTGCAAACTGTTGAATTTTCGAACCTTGAACAATGCTGAATCATTTATGCTGGTGGACTTGAAGTGCCATGTACAATTGTCCCCAACACAATACAAACAATTTAAAGAATGTTATAAAAAATGTAGCTATAAAATAATAGGCTGTTTAAGCATAAAACtcttatatttaataatttatatacaaaaaaACTACAAATTATCTACAATTTGTATACAATGATATTTCAAACTAtacaaaaaaatacaaataaactACAAATTAAACAAAGATATGTTTTTTGACGAATGAATTATTCCTACCTTCTAGCACTAGACCTTTTCACCCTaaattggaacttgttcatgacAGAATAATACTTCATTGCACTGGCAATTGTTTTCTTGTCTTTGTATACTTGGCCTACTTCAATAACACTTGGCGTATGTTCTGTTATGACGATATTTTCATATTCCACTATCGCCGAAGATATTGGCATATCAATCAACTTCAGTGTTCCAGATGAACCTGCAATCAATTAAAGCTAACTATAGTTCTGACATATATTGTAGATAGTTTGTAGTAAAATTATAGAACACATGAAATTCCATACTTTTATATTCATAATATTTGAACTACACTTGTTATGTAGTTTGTTTGTAGCAATATTATAGAAAAAGTGAAGAAcgcatgaaatataaacaaatatCACCACTGATATAACAGAGCAAACCTGCAATTGTGTTCGAATTAGAGATACTGCATTTCAAATCGAAATCACGCACTGTTATACATAGCGGATACATTTCTAagcttttgttttcctttttcgtcTCCATGTATACTCGAACTCCCATATCGTTCCGAATTTTCATTGGAGGACAATATTCGTTGACAATGTATTTGATGTCGATGATTTTTTCTGATGTATCGATCATTAGATGCTCTGCGATTGCAGAATTCAATTGACTATAATTTGAATCTTCGCTGACTACAATTCCGTCAACATTAAAATCTCTGTATCTCCCAAAGTTATCCTAATTACCATTTAGCTCAAGCATAATAGCTATTTTTGACATTATTTCGCGAAATTCAATACAATTATAGATAATTGCTTTGTTTATGGTTGTGAAACCATAATAGACAGAGAAAAGCAGAGTATTGAAAAAGCAGAGTATCAGAATAGTGAGAAAAATGGCTTAATTGCAGGTTTAATTCATTGCGATTATTGCGTTGCAAAAATCTCGGTAGAATCCTACGCTATCCCAAAATCCCGCTTCTAAAAAAGGAATGCTACTGCAGAAAGGATTCTAGTTTAAATAATTGTATAGAATTTGTAGACAAAACGTGTCCAGGCCGAGTAATTAAGTAAACATGGACATTTTTGGTAATAAAATTTCATATAATGTGTAGGAATAAAAAAATCCCAAGTTTGTTTGACCCAGTTCAATTGTAATACAAGCAAGtcttttttcttcctttccatgTTTTAAAATTATCCTTTTATCTTAACACTCCagtttgaacccattttgcacAATTAACCAATTTAAACACTAAGCTTGAATTAACTACTAAAATTTGAATTGAACTAAACAAACACCTAACATGCAAACTACCACCTTGAATTACCCATTGGAGAGCAATGTACATTCCTTAATGATTTTATGTGTTTAAATCATGCAACCAAAATGTAGCTAATGTACCTGATTATATTTAACTACATGAAATGCGATTGAAATTCCACTAACACTACACACGAAATAAAACTCTTGAAATTCCATAAAAATTGGAATAGTTAGGAGAAAGCTAATTTAAAGATTTTATTTAGGAGTAATAATTTACTGGGGTAAAAATTACATGCTCACATATGTGTTGTACAATCTCGAGTTATGAGCATGTTGAGGGAACTTTCATGTTCATTTGTGGGATGAAGTAAATTCTTTATTCTTGTTGACGAGTTTAGACTCGGGAGGATTTAGCGATTGCATAGTGGTTGTGGCCATGGTAGGGCGTAGTGAAGTGCCACTTTAAGGCTaaataggtgggttatctcctacgggGTGGTCATGGatatgtgatccttatgatgtttgtATTGAGAGTTTTTTTCTACCAGTGgattatatgtgttgcaatttgaaTTTGGATCTCTTGAGGAAGTTGAATTGACTGTCACGAAGATGAATGTGAGTTTAGCAGAtggtttgaggtattttatgtataacgacccgatcgatcattttgctttttagatcctcctttccctaattaagactcctcgtatgtgcctttactgttttatgacctgcggggatggttgacttgggtttggaagggtttggCTTGAAACCataacacttggttccttaatagtggcctaagatggccaagtttgatttgagtcaacattttgagtaaacgacatcaaaattaggatttgacggtgtaacgacccggccagtcgttccgagagttatagccctgttttcctaTTCCTGCTTCTTTATATGTTGTTCAACGGTGTTGATTTGTATctagttggtaggtttgggtccagagtagttttggagtgaaatgaacacctagtctcttagttagaaagttaagttagaaaagtcaaccggaagttgatttatgagtaaacgaatttggatgtggatttttatgattcgattagctttgttgggtgattttagacttagaagtaTGTCTgcaatgtaatttggaggtccatggtagaattaggcttgaattggcgaaagttggaagtttagaagttcttaggcttgaatccgaggttgatttggtgttttggtgttgttttgggtgttccgaaggttctcctaagttcgggtagtgatatatgacttgttggaattattgattgaggtcccgagggcctcgggtgagtttcggataggtttgggttgtgttgcgctcgtttttcttatgtttcgacgctgtttttcaagcataaatgatatcatattgaacaaatgagctccgatttcttttttgattgaagcattagatccgtatcgtgattacggaccagtagcaaaatgaatcatcgaatttggacatcgtatgaggattttatggtcatttttctaagaattaggttgccagatttttcagattaattacaacATTGCCACTGACGGTGTATTAAAAAATCTGcacgatttgcaaatattaaaacctacatatctccttcattataaggtcaaattgagtgattaaAAAGCCTAATTTGACTAAattttcacaaggaatccattggaggtatAAAAAGCGAGTTTCAGGATCATTTGGCACGAGAAACAAGGCAGAATAACtagtagaaaaatatataaaatgagggtttgttcattcggtcatatttt contains:
- the LOC104121352 gene encoding uncharacterized protein, whose protein sequence is MPKIYLHIYIYIYLHYVYNISTYCLILYQLLCIIFPIIFLDTRHVNDIEIEENVPVHVDLSSQFEGAFDEENAVKEAMPAESPKQEATISIPGEQKNEEKETNMQSLIQEENLIQEGDNCCEEGGEPIDYVNVGDSDNDSRFEKREVTLDDFELPENFSQIVKFGEINEEEITPVHQGRTRQPGKHARSPFLPFYSSGGSTSVGPPIFLIKHPFTGVIGEDVDLNLLEKFNKWLYLGTDTVSKRRKGPYTVKDNQLKTWYDLGVEKVDKNE
- the LOC138908181 gene encoding uncharacterized protein, producing the protein METKKENKSLEMYPLCITVRDFDLKCSISNSNTIAGSSGTLKLIDMPISSAIVEYENIVITEHTPSVIEVGQVYKDKKTIASAMKYYSVMNKFQFRVKRSSARSPSIKGWEYCRPVVVVDGTFLKSAYREIILTASIMDAIGSILPLAYTVVDSENYASWKWVFEQFKHAYGEKPNMCVVSDRNESILKATSIVYTGMPHYACMWHIWTNIRSKFKKGHLKLSELYFATARSYTLDEFNERMSKIEEIDTRVKAYLYDIGYHRWSRVHATVNRTWTMTSNITESINAVRASRDHIHIVIDGVKRYIVCLENERCSYGQFQLDELPCAHALAALGHKNESYKNYCSPYYTRESLLHTYEIPVDSLPDESKWNVPQHIAEEVVMPPTEKIQPGRPKNKDTNHMMK